A single window of bacterium DNA harbors:
- the gspN gene encoding type II secretion system protein GspN — protein sequence MPLVKSRPGFLAILGYGLLGMTVFLVSVWFTFPYDKFELRIENELAKKGLTADLSALSPGPFPGIKADSLTISAIKETPFRLVVAPLTVQLPLASLLSGDLVVKVEGKTLGGDFAGEIPLKSGRGTFSWKNLSLAKVSEDNADLLPPVGGTTSGSASFSMPVQTAANFSGAVNADISSLSVGPGQFGLINLAEVSLGSGKINLKAGEGKAEIENFSLSGGDIDIKSSGFATLVQPLMASSLDLAVTIRPAGSEVERKLPLLFAVLAPNKSPDGSYTSKIKGKLQALRFWR from the coding sequence ATGCCTCTCGTTAAATCAAGACCAGGTTTTCTCGCCATTTTGGGCTACGGACTGCTGGGCATGACGGTTTTCCTCGTCTCCGTCTGGTTTACCTTCCCCTACGACAAATTCGAGCTTCGCATCGAAAACGAACTCGCGAAAAAAGGGCTGACGGCGGACCTTAGCGCCCTCTCTCCGGGCCCTTTCCCCGGAATAAAGGCCGATTCCCTGACAATCTCCGCCATTAAGGAGACCCCTTTCCGGCTGGTGGTAGCTCCCCTCACCGTACAGCTTCCCCTTGCGTCGCTTCTGTCCGGCGACCTCGTAGTAAAAGTCGAGGGCAAGACGCTCGGAGGGGATTTCGCGGGGGAGATTCCGCTAAAGAGCGGCAGGGGAACTTTTTCCTGGAAAAACCTCTCTCTGGCGAAGGTCTCCGAAGACAACGCCGATCTTCTGCCGCCCGTCGGAGGGACGACGAGCGGGTCGGCGTCTTTTTCGATGCCCGTGCAGACCGCCGCTAACTTCAGCGGGGCGGTTAACGCGGACATCTCTTCGCTGTCCGTCGGCCCCGGCCAGTTCGGCTTGATAAACCTTGCGGAGGTTTCCCTCGGCTCGGGAAAAATCAACCTTAAAGCCGGTGAGGGTAAAGCCGAGATAGAGAACTTTTCCCTTTCCGGCGGCGACATCGATATAAAATCCAGCGGCTTCGCTACCCTTGTGCAGCCGCTCATGGCCTCCTCGCTCGACCTGGCGGTGACGATACGCCCGGCCGGCAGCGAGGTGGAAAGAAAGCTCCCTCTCCTCTTCGCCGTACTCGCCCCGAACAAATCGCCTGACGGAAGCTACACCTCCAAGATTAAAGGGAAGCTTCAGGCCCTGAGATTCTGGCGATAA
- the hisI gene encoding phosphoribosyl-AMP cyclohydrolase produces MVKPDFQKSGGLIPAVAQDAETGEVLMLAYMNEEALRRTIETKKAWYYSRSRDKYWMKGESSGNVQLVKELRLDCDMDAIVMKIEQVGGAACHTGHKSCFFMKWDGNDWTAEGEILFNPEEVYKK; encoded by the coding sequence ATGGTAAAACCTGACTTTCAAAAGAGCGGAGGCCTGATACCGGCCGTCGCCCAGGACGCGGAAACCGGCGAAGTCCTGATGCTCGCCTATATGAACGAAGAGGCGCTCCGCCGTACCATTGAGACGAAAAAAGCCTGGTACTACAGCCGCTCCCGCGACAAGTACTGGATGAAGGGCGAATCCAGCGGCAACGTCCAGCTCGTCAAGGAACTGCGCCTCGACTGCGACATGGACGCCATCGTTATGAAGATCGAACAGGTCGGCGGGGCCGCCTGTCACACCGGCCACAAAAGTTGTTTTTTCATGAAATGGGACGGAAACGACTGGACGGCCGAAGGCGAAATTCTCTTCAATCCCGAGGAGGTCTACAAAAAATGA
- a CDS encoding ATP phosphoribosyltransferase has protein sequence MSLLKLGIPKGSLEKSTIDLFGRAGWKIHQSSRNYFPSVDDKEVRLSLVRAQEMSRYVEAGVLDAGLTGKDWILENDSDVVEVCDLVYSKASTNPARWVLVVPGDSPFQRAEDLAGKKISTELVGFTKRFFSEKGVEVEVEFSWGATEAKVVEGLCDAIVEVTETGSTIKAHGLRIIDTLLVTNTKLIANKTAWSDPARRKKIQQISLLLQGALRAEGMVGLKMNVPLSTLDTVMELVPSLQAPTVAHLYKSDWLSVETVVLESVVRELVPKLMEMGATGIIEYPLNKVI, from the coding sequence ATGAGTCTTCTCAAGCTGGGCATACCCAAGGGGAGCCTTGAAAAATCCACTATAGACCTCTTCGGCCGCGCCGGCTGGAAGATACACCAGAGCTCCCGCAACTACTTCCCCTCCGTGGACGACAAAGAGGTGCGCCTCTCCCTCGTCCGCGCCCAGGAAATGAGCCGCTACGTCGAGGCGGGCGTTCTGGATGCAGGTCTCACCGGCAAGGACTGGATTCTGGAGAACGATTCAGACGTCGTCGAGGTCTGCGACCTCGTTTACTCCAAAGCCTCCACAAACCCGGCCAGATGGGTTCTGGTCGTACCGGGAGACAGCCCTTTCCAGCGCGCCGAAGACCTCGCGGGGAAAAAGATCTCCACCGAGCTCGTCGGCTTCACCAAGCGCTTTTTCAGTGAAAAAGGGGTGGAAGTCGAGGTCGAGTTTTCCTGGGGGGCGACGGAAGCCAAGGTAGTTGAGGGGCTCTGCGACGCAATCGTCGAGGTGACCGAGACCGGCTCCACGATAAAGGCTCACGGCCTTCGCATCATAGACACCCTTCTCGTCACCAACACCAAGCTTATCGCCAACAAAACGGCGTGGAGCGATCCCGCCAGAAGAAAAAAGATACAGCAGATATCTCTCCTCCTTCAGGGAGCGCTTCGCGCCGAAGGAATGGTCGGACTCAAGATGAACGTACCACTGTCTACCCTGGACACGGTCATGGAGCTTGTCCCCAGCCTCCAGGCGCCCACGGTAGCCCATCTCTACAAGAGCGACTGGCTCAGCGTCGAAACGGTCGTGCTCGAATCCGTGGTGCGCGAACTTGTTCCGAAGCTGATGGAAATGGGCGCTACGGGGATTATCGAATATCCGCTCAACAAGGTAATCTGA
- a CDS encoding MucR family transcriptional regulator gives MDKKALLQMTVDIVASHASMNEISKEDLISEIDQVFNKLASLSGGEDIIVETVSYEEPVVEEVTKPAVPLEAAFGSDKVFCMICGKGMKTLKRHISTAHGLKPGQYRKQFNIPSGTPLVAKIYSDQRKKMAQNLNLAERLVKARAARGKKKKSK, from the coding sequence ATGGATAAGAAAGCCCTGCTTCAGATGACGGTAGATATCGTTGCCTCGCACGCATCGATGAATGAAATCAGCAAAGAAGACCTTATCTCAGAGATAGACCAGGTCTTCAATAAGTTGGCTTCCCTCAGCGGCGGCGAAGATATCATCGTTGAGACCGTCTCCTACGAAGAACCCGTTGTAGAAGAAGTCACCAAACCCGCGGTTCCCCTTGAGGCGGCTTTCGGCTCGGACAAGGTCTTTTGCATGATCTGCGGCAAAGGAATGAAGACCTTGAAAAGGCATATTTCAACCGCCCACGGCCTTAAGCCCGGCCAGTACCGCAAGCAGTTCAACATCCCGAGCGGGACTCCCCTCGTGGCCAAAATTTATTCCGACCAGCGCAAGAAAATGGCGCAGAATCTCAACCTCGCCGAGCGCCTCGTGAAGGCCCGCGCCGCCCGCGGCAAGAAAAAGAAATCCAAATAA
- a CDS encoding TrpB-like pyridoxal phosphate-dependent enzyme has product MKQIKYVLGDNEIPRQWYNILPDLPGGMLPPLHPGTKQPVGPDDLKPLFPMAIIEQEVSSQRWIDIPEEVLDILVRWRPSPLIRATALEKLLGTPAKIFFKYEGVSPAGSHKPNTSVPQAYYNMKEGVKRIATETGAGQWGSALSLACNYFGLEAKVYMVKISYQQKPYRRVMMETWGGSVTPSPSMETNAGRKILAEDPNSTGSLGIAISEAVEDAASRSDTKYALGSVLNHVLLHQTIIGQEAKKQMALANATPDVVIGCCGGGSNFYGLSAPYILDKINGANIDIVGCEPASCPTLTRGHFHYDFGDSVGMTPLLPMHTLGHTFMPPSIHAGGLRYHGMAPIVSEVLRQKLMRAESFQQIECFQAAVTFARCEGIIPAPESSHAIRCAINEALKAKEEGKEKNILFLLSGHGHFDMSAYEAYLSKNLGDYDLPQEAIDSAWDAIRCFPAAGEF; this is encoded by the coding sequence ATGAAACAGATAAAGTACGTCCTCGGAGACAACGAAATTCCAAGGCAGTGGTACAATATCCTCCCCGACCTTCCCGGCGGAATGCTCCCTCCTCTCCACCCCGGAACCAAACAGCCCGTAGGGCCCGACGACCTCAAACCTCTTTTTCCGATGGCGATAATCGAGCAGGAAGTCAGCTCCCAGCGCTGGATAGACATACCCGAGGAGGTGCTCGACATACTCGTCCGCTGGAGGCCGAGTCCTCTGATTCGCGCTACCGCTCTCGAAAAGCTGCTCGGCACCCCCGCGAAGATCTTTTTCAAATACGAGGGCGTAAGCCCCGCGGGAAGCCATAAGCCCAATACCAGCGTCCCCCAGGCCTACTACAACATGAAAGAAGGCGTTAAGAGAATCGCCACCGAGACCGGAGCCGGACAATGGGGTAGCGCGCTCTCACTCGCCTGCAATTACTTCGGCCTCGAAGCGAAGGTTTACATGGTCAAGATCTCCTATCAGCAGAAACCCTACCGCAGGGTGATGATGGAGACCTGGGGGGGAAGCGTGACCCCGAGCCCCTCTATGGAGACCAACGCCGGGCGCAAAATACTCGCCGAAGACCCGAATTCTACGGGCTCTCTCGGCATAGCCATTTCGGAGGCCGTCGAGGACGCCGCCTCCAGAAGCGACACCAAGTACGCCCTCGGCTCCGTCCTCAACCACGTCCTGCTCCACCAGACGATAATCGGCCAGGAGGCCAAAAAACAGATGGCGCTGGCTAACGCCACCCCCGACGTTGTAATCGGCTGCTGCGGCGGCGGCTCCAATTTCTACGGCCTCTCGGCTCCTTACATACTTGACAAGATAAACGGCGCGAATATCGACATAGTCGGCTGCGAGCCCGCCTCCTGCCCGACGCTGACCAGAGGCCATTTCCACTACGATTTCGGCGATTCGGTCGGCATGACCCCGCTCTTGCCGATGCACACCCTCGGCCACACCTTCATGCCCCCCTCCATTCACGCCGGAGGTCTTCGCTACCACGGCATGGCGCCCATCGTCAGCGAAGTGCTTCGCCAAAAGCTGATGAGGGCCGAATCCTTCCAGCAGATAGAGTGTTTCCAGGCCGCCGTAACTTTCGCGCGCTGCGAAGGGATAATCCCCGCCCCCGAGTCCTCCCACGCCATCCGCTGCGCCATCAACGAAGCGCTAAAGGCGAAAGAAGAGGGAAAGGAAAAGAACATTCTTTTCCTGCTCTCCGGCCACGGTCATTTCGACATGTCCGCTTACGAGGCCTACCTGTCCAAAAACCTCGGCGATTACGACCTGCCCCAGGAGGCCATCGACAGCGCCTGGGACGCCATCAGGTGCTTTCCCGCCGCAGGAGAATTTTGA
- a CDS encoding sigma-70 family RNA polymerase sigma factor — MAMQGDDFNFSSGFETTVDKKRSSGSSLSSIGVYLKEIRKTRLLKAEEEIELALRIEQGDESARKSMIESNLRLVVKIAKRYVNRGLPFTDLIEEGNVGLIKAVERFKADKGCRFSTYATWWIRQSIERAITNQVHTIRLPVHVADDLERLRRVTEKLTRKFDRHPTMEELCERTGFTDTYVQRLNSIHRKVFSIDQTINADGEYTLQSKMEDPNAEDPMETLHSERMTSFLTEKVNALNERERKILSLRYGLDDCEPMTLERIGAEFGVTRERIRQIQIEALGKIRQAFEDEGVDQPEAIY; from the coding sequence ATGGCAATGCAGGGAGATGATTTTAATTTTTCCTCAGGCTTTGAAACAACGGTCGACAAGAAAAGGTCGTCCGGCAGTTCGCTGAGCTCGATAGGCGTTTACCTCAAGGAGATACGGAAAACCAGGCTCCTTAAGGCCGAAGAGGAGATCGAACTGGCCCTTAGAATCGAACAGGGCGACGAGAGCGCAAGGAAGTCGATGATAGAATCGAACCTTCGCCTTGTCGTTAAAATAGCCAAGCGCTACGTCAACCGCGGCCTCCCCTTCACCGACCTCATCGAGGAGGGAAACGTCGGCCTCATCAAGGCCGTCGAGAGGTTCAAGGCCGACAAGGGCTGCCGTTTTTCAACCTACGCGACTTGGTGGATACGCCAGTCCATCGAAAGGGCGATAACCAATCAGGTTCACACCATACGCCTTCCCGTCCACGTCGCCGACGATCTCGAACGCCTCCGGCGCGTAACCGAGAAGCTTACCCGCAAGTTCGACAGGCATCCGACCATGGAAGAGCTCTGCGAGCGCACCGGCTTCACCGACACCTACGTTCAGAGACTTAATTCCATCCACCGCAAGGTCTTCTCCATCGATCAGACGATCAACGCCGACGGCGAATACACCCTCCAGAGCAAGATGGAGGACCCGAACGCCGAAGACCCGATGGAAACCCTGCACAGCGAGCGCATGACCAGTTTCCTTACCGAAAAGGTGAACGCCCTGAACGAGAGGGAGAGGAAGATACTCTCGCTTCGCTACGGCCTCGACGACTGCGAACCGATGACCCTCGAAAGAATCGGCGCCGAATTCGGAGTCACCCGCGAGAGGATACGCCAGATTCAGATTGAGGCCCTCGGCAAGATACGCCAGGCCTTCGAGGATGAAGGCGTGGATCAGCCCGAAGCCATCTATTAA